The following is a genomic window from Amycolatopsis cihanbeyliensis.
TGATCGAGGTCGGGCAGATCGCGGGCTTCATCGGGCAGCAGGACAAGTTCGTCGACTTCCTCGACAAGGGCGTCGACCCCGCCCAGTGGACCGACGCCGTCATCCAGCGAGCGTCCACGCCGGACGGGAACGCGCTGATCGGGCTGCCGACCGACGTGGGCGGGCTGGCCATGTGCTACCGCACCGACCTGTTCGCCGAGGCCGGGCTGCCGACCGACCGGGACGAGGTGAGCAAGCTGTGGCCGACCTGGCAGGACTACGTCGAGGCCGGTGACGAGTTCCTCGCCTCCTCCGGCGGCGACGTGAAGTGGTTCGACGCCGGCGGGCACGTACTCACCGGGGTCCTCGGCAACGAGGAACGCACCTTCTACAACGAGGCGGGCGACCTCATCGTGGAGAGCAACCCGGCCGTGCGGGCGGCCTGGGACCTGAGCGTGCGGGCGATCCAGGCAGGCCAGTCCGCGGCGCTGCCGGAGTTCTCCCCGGAGTGGAACACCGGTTTCCAGCAGGGCCAGTTCGCCACGGTCACCTGCCCCGCCTGGATGATGGGCTACATCCAGGCCAACGCCGGTGGCACCAGCGGGAAGTGGGACATCGCCACCATCCCCGGCGGCTCGGGGAACTGGGGCGGCTCCTATGTCACCGTGCCCGCGCAGGGC
Proteins encoded in this region:
- a CDS encoding ABC transporter substrate-binding protein, producing the protein MTATLAASALVLAACGGGSDDSADGVTTLTINVFGDSFSLPENRSIYDEYERLNPDIEIVENRGEFGTHHQNLQARLTAGSGTADLELIEVGQIAGFIGQQDKFVDFLDKGVDPAQWTDAVIQRASTPDGNALIGLPTDVGGLAMCYRTDLFAEAGLPTDRDEVSKLWPTWQDYVEAGDEFLASSGGDVKWFDAGGHVLTGVLGNEERTFYNEAGDLIVESNPAVRAAWDLSVRAIQAGQSAALPEFSPEWNTGFQQGQFATVTCPAWMMGYIQANAGGTSGKWDIATIPGGSGNWGGSYVTVPAQGEHTEAATELAKWLTAPEQSITIFQEIGNFPSQRSTWDDPAVAEYSSPFFNDAPAGEIFPESLAEAPVQVVGPQSGVIGNTFSDALNSVEQGTDPKEAWQQAMSDIRSAAGTG